One Actinosynnema pretiosum DNA segment encodes these proteins:
- a CDS encoding DUF4082 domain-containing protein: MSLSSAVLRALTCALLALSALAAPATAEPTCPCGLWDEHDTPAVLDAAEPSAVELGLAWHADRDGYALGVRFYKGPGNTGTHTGSLWSADGRRLATGTFADETGAGWQTLLFPAPVAVPAGVDHLVSYLSPTGHFSVDPDYFTAPRRADPLTAPGAGAFRGGGGFPDQRSGASNYWVDVLWAAEPGPDLRPPALVGATPVDGASSSPTSGRVTATFDEPVDPDTATLAVTGPDGPVAGAVTTSEDRRSTTFVPESPLPGGTRHRAEVVVHDAAGNRRAHTWSFTTAAPRPTGCPCSVWDESAAPAVPASADPAAVELGARVRFDGRAEVLGVRFYKGPGNTGPHTGSLWAGNGVLLATGAFADESASGWQTLRFTSPVIVQAATDYVVSYSAPNGRYAADLGYFRAGEATHGAAHLPQDGDGGPNGLYRYGGGFPTSSVQGANYWVDVLYRNGFNGDTTAPTLLERAPEGDAADAPLTATFSEPVDPASAQVRLTDPAGARLRGSVSLSADLRTVTWRPDGALRGATRYTARVMAADVNGNPLAEPGAWAFTTAAPRCPCSLFSTATAPAPPTSGEDTAHELGVRFTPTTPGKVTGVRFHKGPGNTGTHTGSLWSADGRRLATGTFTGETASGWQSLTFASPVVVVPGEVYVASYTAPNGRWSLDERYFQRALVDTPPLRTPAPADWESDGVGVYLPGAGFPTRSYQGNNYWVDAVYTPSADTAPPVLTSRTPLAGAVEVDPLTTVVASFDEPLDATRSSVTVTGPDGAQVAGRFTARPDGLTLVWTPDAPMGAGHHTVSIRTADVSGNVLPTQVTWAFTVGGR, translated from the coding sequence ATGTCCCTGTCCAGCGCCGTACTGCGCGCTTTAACCTGCGCCCTGCTGGCGCTGTCCGCGCTCGCGGCGCCCGCGACCGCCGAGCCGACCTGCCCCTGCGGGCTGTGGGACGAGCACGACACCCCCGCCGTCCTCGACGCCGCCGAGCCCTCCGCCGTCGAGCTGGGCCTTGCCTGGCACGCCGACCGCGACGGCTACGCGCTCGGCGTCCGCTTCTACAAGGGCCCCGGCAACACCGGCACGCACACCGGCTCCCTCTGGTCCGCCGACGGGCGCAGGCTCGCCACCGGCACGTTCGCCGACGAGACCGGCGCAGGCTGGCAGACCCTGCTGTTCCCGGCGCCCGTCGCGGTCCCGGCGGGCGTCGACCACCTGGTGTCCTACCTCTCGCCCACCGGCCACTTCTCCGTCGACCCCGACTACTTCACCGCGCCGCGCCGCGCCGACCCGCTCACCGCCCCCGGCGCGGGCGCGTTCCGCGGCGGCGGCGGATTCCCGGACCAGCGCTCCGGGGCGAGCAACTACTGGGTCGACGTGCTGTGGGCCGCCGAACCCGGCCCCGACCTGCGCCCGCCCGCCCTCGTCGGCGCCACCCCGGTCGACGGCGCCTCCAGCTCCCCGACGTCCGGCAGGGTCACCGCCACCTTCGACGAGCCGGTCGACCCGGACACCGCCACCCTCGCCGTCACCGGCCCGGACGGCCCCGTCGCGGGCGCGGTCACCACCTCCGAGGACCGGCGCTCCACCACGTTCGTCCCCGAGTCGCCGCTGCCCGGCGGCACGCGGCACCGCGCCGAGGTCGTCGTCCACGACGCCGCGGGCAACCGCCGGGCGCACACCTGGTCGTTCACCACCGCCGCCCCCAGGCCGACCGGCTGCCCGTGCTCGGTGTGGGACGAGAGCGCCGCGCCCGCCGTCCCGGCCAGCGCCGACCCGGCCGCCGTCGAGCTCGGCGCCAGGGTCCGCTTCGACGGCCGCGCCGAGGTGCTGGGCGTGCGCTTCTACAAGGGCCCCGGCAACACCGGCCCGCACACCGGCTCCCTCTGGGCGGGCAACGGCGTGCTGCTGGCCACCGGCGCGTTCGCCGACGAGAGCGCGAGCGGCTGGCAGACCCTGCGCTTCACCTCCCCGGTGATCGTGCAGGCCGCCACCGACTACGTGGTGTCCTACTCCGCGCCGAACGGCCGCTACGCCGCCGACCTCGGCTACTTCCGCGCGGGCGAGGCCACCCACGGCGCCGCCCACCTGCCCCAGGACGGCGACGGCGGACCCAACGGCCTCTACCGCTACGGCGGCGGGTTCCCCACCTCCTCGGTCCAGGGCGCGAACTACTGGGTGGACGTGCTCTACCGCAACGGCTTCAACGGCGACACCACCGCGCCGACCCTGCTGGAGCGCGCCCCGGAGGGCGACGCCGCCGACGCGCCCCTGACCGCCACGTTCAGCGAGCCCGTCGACCCGGCCTCCGCCCAGGTGCGGCTGACCGACCCGGCGGGCGCGCGGCTGCGCGGCTCGGTGTCCCTGTCGGCGGACCTGCGCACCGTCACCTGGCGCCCGGACGGCGCGCTGCGCGGCGCGACCCGCTACACCGCCCGCGTCATGGCCGCCGACGTCAACGGCAACCCGCTCGCCGAACCGGGCGCCTGGGCGTTCACCACCGCCGCCCCGCGCTGCCCGTGCTCGCTGTTCAGCACCGCCACCGCGCCCGCCCCGCCGACCAGCGGCGAGGACACCGCGCACGAGCTGGGCGTGCGCTTCACCCCCACCACCCCCGGCAAGGTCACCGGCGTGCGCTTCCACAAGGGGCCCGGCAACACCGGCACGCACACCGGTTCGCTGTGGTCCGCCGACGGGCGCAGGCTCGCCACCGGCACGTTCACCGGCGAGACCGCGAGCGGCTGGCAGTCGCTGACCTTCGCGTCCCCGGTCGTCGTGGTGCCCGGCGAGGTCTACGTCGCCTCCTACACCGCCCCGAACGGCCGCTGGTCGCTCGACGAGCGCTACTTCCAGCGCGCCCTCGTCGACACCCCGCCGCTGCGCACCCCCGCCCCCGCCGACTGGGAGAGCGACGGCGTCGGCGTCTACCTGCCCGGCGCGGGCTTCCCCACCCGCAGCTACCAGGGCAACAACTACTGGGTCGACGCCGTCTACACCCCCAGCGCCGACACCGCCCCGCCCGTCCTCACCTCCCGCACCCCGCTCGCCGGGGCCGTCGAGGTCGACCCGCTGACCACCGTCGTCGCCTCCTTCGACGAACCGCTCGACGCCACCCGCAGCTCCGTCACCGTCACCGGACCCGACGGGGCCCAGGTCGCAGGCCGGTTCACCGCGCGCCCGGACGGCCTGACCCTGGTGTGGACGCCCGACGCGCCGATGGGGGCCGGTCACCACACCGTCTCGATCCGCACCGCCGACGTCAGCGGCAACGTCCTGCCCACCCAGGTGACCTGGGCTTTCACCGTCGGCGGGAGGTGA
- a CDS encoding class I adenylate-forming enzyme family protein, whose translation MPSAQVFPQALLDELAHDPDSPAFERGARATTRGELLDLVRRTASALRGAGAGPGTGVAVAVGVTAEGFAAQIAAHALGCRVVMVRKGLGRAHLPHVVGDVDLLVVDAEGDHPDLRTAAPAAKPVVLETDLPAASRERLTPMGRPGDAALVTYTSGSTGQPKGVVMTYAALSVYWAWQPDRWDARVREHAERYSRFLLFGTLASAVVFEHLGLCLLGGGTAVVPESGLPDLPADFGRLRGTACLLTVPRLHHVLDAVRAGGVDTSSLRLLLVAGSPLAPHRMAQAHELLGDVVRQAYGQTETGMLTVLTAEDVRRHPDAVRSVGRPWAGVRVRVVDGDGADVPTGVAGEVLVRVDCASAGYWRDPERTAEVLRDGWVRTRDLGELDAEGFLHLTGRARDVIIVDAVLHHAGAIERVLAGHPDVDQAYAVGAPDERTGEAVHAFVVPRAGATPDADALRGLVAGELGAGARPRTVTAVAAVPLLPGGKPDKKALLALLDRAG comes from the coding sequence ATGCCTTCCGCCCAGGTTTTCCCGCAAGCCCTGCTCGACGAGCTGGCCCACGACCCGGACAGCCCCGCCTTCGAGCGCGGCGCCCGCGCCACCACCAGGGGCGAGCTGCTCGACCTCGTCCGCCGCACGGCCTCCGCCCTGCGCGGCGCGGGCGCCGGACCGGGCACGGGCGTGGCCGTCGCGGTCGGCGTCACCGCCGAGGGCTTCGCCGCCCAGATCGCCGCGCACGCGCTGGGCTGCCGCGTCGTCATGGTCCGCAAGGGCCTGGGCCGCGCCCACCTGCCGCACGTGGTCGGCGACGTCGACCTGCTCGTCGTGGACGCCGAGGGCGACCACCCGGACCTGCGGACCGCCGCACCCGCCGCGAAGCCCGTCGTGCTGGAGACCGACCTGCCCGCCGCGAGCCGCGAGCGCCTGACGCCCATGGGCAGGCCCGGCGACGCCGCCCTGGTGACCTACACCAGCGGCAGCACCGGGCAGCCCAAGGGCGTGGTGATGACCTACGCCGCGCTCTCGGTCTACTGGGCCTGGCAGCCCGACCGGTGGGACGCGCGGGTGCGCGAGCACGCCGAGCGCTACTCCCGGTTCCTGCTGTTCGGCACGCTCGCCAGCGCCGTCGTGTTCGAGCACCTGGGCCTGTGCCTGCTCGGCGGCGGCACGGCCGTGGTCCCCGAGTCCGGCCTGCCCGACCTGCCCGCCGACTTCGGCAGGCTGCGCGGCACCGCCTGCCTGCTCACCGTCCCGCGCCTGCACCACGTGCTCGACGCGGTGCGCGCGGGCGGCGTGGACACCTCGTCGCTGCGGCTGCTGCTCGTCGCGGGCTCCCCGCTCGCGCCGCACCGGATGGCGCAGGCGCACGAGCTGCTCGGCGACGTCGTGCGGCAGGCCTACGGGCAGACCGAGACCGGGATGCTCACCGTGCTCACCGCCGAGGACGTGCGGCGCCACCCCGACGCGGTGCGCTCGGTCGGGCGGCCGTGGGCGGGCGTCCGGGTGCGGGTCGTGGACGGCGACGGCGCGGACGTGCCGACGGGCGTCGCGGGTGAGGTGCTGGTGCGCGTGGACTGCGCCTCCGCCGGGTACTGGCGCGACCCCGAGCGCACCGCCGAGGTGCTGCGCGACGGCTGGGTGCGCACCCGCGACCTGGGCGAGCTGGACGCCGAGGGCTTCCTGCACCTGACCGGCCGGGCGCGCGACGTGATCATCGTGGACGCGGTCCTGCACCACGCGGGGGCGATCGAGCGGGTGCTCGCGGGCCACCCGGACGTGGACCAGGCCTACGCGGTCGGCGCGCCGGACGAGCGGACGGGGGAGGCGGTGCACGCCTTCGTGGTGCCGAGGGCGGGCGCGACGCCGGACGCCGACGCGCTGCGCGGGCTGGTCGCGGGGGAGCTGGGCGCGGGCGCGCGGCCCCGGACCGTGACGGCGGTGGCGGCCGTCCCGCTGCTGCCCGGCGGCAAGCCGGACAAGAAAGCGCTCCTGGCGCTGCTGGACCGCGCGGGCTAG
- a CDS encoding glycoside hydrolase family 64 protein — protein MRTTSRWATALLALTAAAAATVAGPAGPAQAIGPDLLPLTVTNSSGRSGSVHLYVLGTDIRNGRLGYVNQAGAFTPWSGGATPPVPAPDVSINGPANGGSTTLRIPRFISGRVYMSFGEKLKFFLPPSGLVQPAPWNPSDPNTNILFDWSEFTYNDAGLWINSSQVDMFAVPHSVSVTGASGQTRTTGALKANGRDNVINGLKSQSGWSGLVRTRSSDGTVLRVLAPGKAAEAGLFSATYLDPYITQAWNAYTSKTLTVVPFGDQPSIKYFGRTSGSTMTFTNTAGQRVATFQKPSTSNVWGCDGALAAPNDQVVGPIARTLCAALHRSTLGTLDTQPSGGAADFYKGSITNHYSRLVHQNMVDGRAYGFAFDDVLAQESLVHDGDPRSAGITLTPFTGGGGADPGNKTSIVSDWHGKCVDVPNWNFADGQRLIVWDCTGGTNQKFEWTGGQLKTDNNMCVDVAWGSSTNGAAVQLAACSGNGAQQWVLSGAGDLVNPQSNKCLDIPAETPGNDAVLQLWECLGNPNQKWHKG, from the coding sequence ATGCGCACCACGTCGAGGTGGGCCACCGCCCTCCTGGCGCTCACCGCAGCCGCCGCGGCGACCGTCGCAGGACCCGCAGGCCCCGCCCAGGCGATCGGCCCGGACCTGCTCCCCCTCACCGTCACCAACAGCAGCGGCCGTTCAGGCTCGGTGCACCTCTACGTGCTCGGCACCGACATCCGCAACGGCCGCCTCGGCTACGTCAACCAGGCGGGCGCCTTCACCCCCTGGTCCGGCGGCGCCACCCCGCCCGTGCCCGCGCCGGACGTGTCCATCAACGGCCCGGCCAACGGCGGGTCGACCACCCTGCGCATCCCGCGCTTCATCTCCGGCCGCGTCTACATGTCGTTCGGGGAGAAGCTGAAGTTCTTCCTCCCGCCGAGCGGCCTGGTGCAGCCCGCGCCGTGGAACCCGTCGGACCCGAACACCAACATCCTGTTCGACTGGAGCGAGTTCACCTACAACGACGCGGGCCTGTGGATCAACAGCTCGCAGGTGGACATGTTCGCCGTGCCGCACTCGGTCAGCGTCACCGGCGCGAGCGGCCAGACCCGCACCACCGGCGCGCTCAAGGCCAACGGGCGCGACAACGTCATCAACGGCCTGAAGTCCCAGTCGGGCTGGAGCGGCCTGGTCCGCACCCGCTCCTCCGACGGCACCGTCCTGCGCGTCCTCGCGCCGGGCAAGGCCGCCGAGGCCGGGCTGTTCAGCGCCACCTACCTGGACCCGTACATCACCCAGGCGTGGAACGCGTACACGAGCAAGACGCTGACCGTCGTGCCGTTCGGCGACCAGCCGAGCATCAAGTACTTCGGCCGCACCTCGGGCAGCACCATGACGTTCACCAACACCGCGGGCCAGCGGGTCGCGACGTTCCAGAAGCCGTCCACGTCCAACGTGTGGGGCTGCGACGGCGCGCTCGCCGCACCCAACGACCAGGTGGTCGGCCCGATCGCCCGCACCCTGTGCGCGGCGCTGCACCGCTCCACCCTCGGCACGCTCGACACCCAGCCCAGCGGCGGCGCGGCGGACTTCTACAAGGGCTCCATCACCAACCACTACTCGCGCCTGGTCCACCAGAACATGGTCGACGGCCGCGCCTACGGCTTCGCGTTCGACGACGTGCTCGCCCAGGAGTCCCTGGTGCACGACGGCGACCCGCGCTCCGCGGGCATCACGCTGACCCCGTTCACCGGTGGCGGCGGCGCCGACCCCGGCAACAAGACCAGCATCGTCTCCGACTGGCACGGCAAGTGCGTCGACGTGCCCAACTGGAACTTCGCCGACGGCCAGCGCCTGATCGTGTGGGACTGCACGGGCGGCACCAACCAGAAGTTCGAGTGGACCGGCGGCCAGCTCAAGACCGACAACAACATGTGCGTCGACGTCGCCTGGGGCTCCAGCACCAACGGCGCGGCCGTGCAGCTGGCCGCGTGCAGCGGCAACGGGGCCCAGCAGTGGGTGCTCTCCGGCGCGGGCGACCTGGTGAACCCGCAGTCCAACAAGTGCCTGGACATCCCGGCCGAGACGCCGGGCAACGACGCGGTGCTCCAGCTCTGGGAGTGCCTCGGCAACCCGAACCAGAAGTGGCACAAGGGCTGA
- a CDS encoding carbohydrate-binding protein, giving the protein MRVVVAVVAALGVLGGTAVAAPSARAWYGWSSMGGRVTSGPAVSSWSQGRLDLFARGEDSAVWHKWWNGSSWSGWESLGGNIIDNPAAVSWGEDRIDLFGRGTDNALWHKWWDGSRWSGWESLGGVITSGPAVSSWSQGRLDVFAKGTDNAVWHKWWNGSSWSGWESLGGTIIDNPAAVSWGPNRIDLFGAGTDNALWHKWWNGSTWSGWESLGGVITAGPTVSSWAGGRLDVFAKGTDNALWHKWWNGSSWLGWESLGGTFQHAPAAVSWGPGRIDVFVQGMDNAVWQRWWA; this is encoded by the coding sequence GTGAGGGTGGTCGTCGCGGTGGTCGCGGCGCTGGGCGTGTTGGGCGGGACGGCCGTGGCGGCGCCGTCCGCGCGGGCTTGGTACGGCTGGTCGAGCATGGGAGGGCGCGTCACGTCCGGCCCCGCGGTGTCCTCGTGGTCCCAGGGGCGGCTGGACCTGTTCGCCAGGGGCGAGGACTCGGCGGTCTGGCACAAGTGGTGGAACGGCTCGTCCTGGTCCGGCTGGGAGTCGCTCGGCGGGAACATCATCGACAACCCGGCGGCCGTCTCGTGGGGCGAGGACCGGATCGACCTCTTCGGGCGCGGCACGGACAACGCGCTGTGGCACAAGTGGTGGGACGGGTCCCGCTGGTCGGGGTGGGAGTCGCTCGGCGGGGTGATCACGTCGGGACCCGCGGTGTCCTCGTGGTCGCAGGGGCGGCTGGACGTGTTCGCCAAGGGCACCGACAACGCCGTCTGGCACAAGTGGTGGAACGGCTCGTCCTGGTCCGGCTGGGAATCGCTGGGCGGGACCATCATCGACAACCCGGCCGCCGTCTCCTGGGGCCCGAACCGGATCGACCTCTTCGGCGCGGGCACCGACAACGCGCTGTGGCACAAGTGGTGGAACGGCTCGACGTGGTCCGGCTGGGAGTCGCTCGGCGGGGTGATCACGGCCGGACCGACGGTGTCCTCGTGGGCGGGCGGCAGGCTCGACGTGTTCGCCAAGGGCACCGACAACGCCCTGTGGCACAAGTGGTGGAACGGCTCGTCCTGGCTCGGCTGGGAGTCGCTGGGCGGCACGTTCCAGCACGCGCCCGCCGCCGTGTCGTGGGGGCCCGGCCGGATCGACGTCTTCGTGCAGGGCATGGACAACGCGGTCTGGCAGAGGTGGTGGGCGTGA
- a CDS encoding serine/threonine-protein kinase has translation MSGPHEGAAAPRIIGNRYALLAELGRGAMGVVWRAHDNLINRKVAIKELHLPEGLPPQEVQVLQQRVLREARTAGALNDPAVVTVFDVIVENGVTYIVMELVEGQPLDTLVKRNGPMPAEHVAGIGLRVLSALQAAHGAGIVHRDVKPGNILVCPDGQVKLTDFGIAQAVDDPGLTLNNAIIGSPAYLSPERVRGEAATPASDLWAFGATLAYAVEGSAPFQRTSTASTLHAIMNETPQLRLAHGSVAAAIAGLLAADPRARLTATQAAALLSGNATRPVAVAAGPTAGAGQVARQPAPAKRAPVLVAAGVVALLLATGAFFAGRALSDSTEAAGSTPTGNGSDAPRTELDVTFYSFGRQGDIPVWAMGQQGCGTNLITKGAAFDWQQNVDCSQPHKIERYAAETPFYDRAEKGLAVPYPGQEWFRDYALHYCDLHARTVRVSADERDAFVFYALAPTKEEWEYKDGEAVGAKEVVCVLAGKDGADRTGSARG, from the coding sequence GTGAGCGGTCCACACGAAGGCGCTGCGGCGCCGAGGATCATCGGGAACCGGTACGCGCTGCTGGCCGAGCTGGGCCGGGGCGCCATGGGCGTGGTCTGGCGGGCCCACGACAACCTCATCAACCGCAAGGTCGCCATCAAGGAGCTGCACCTGCCCGAGGGGCTGCCGCCCCAGGAGGTGCAGGTGCTCCAGCAGCGGGTGCTGCGCGAGGCCCGCACGGCGGGCGCGCTCAACGACCCCGCCGTGGTCACCGTGTTCGACGTGATCGTCGAGAACGGCGTGACCTACATCGTCATGGAGCTGGTGGAGGGGCAGCCGCTGGACACCCTGGTCAAGCGCAACGGCCCCATGCCCGCCGAGCACGTGGCGGGCATCGGCCTGCGGGTGCTCTCCGCGCTCCAGGCCGCGCACGGCGCGGGCATCGTGCACCGCGACGTCAAGCCCGGCAACATCCTGGTGTGCCCGGACGGGCAGGTGAAGCTGACCGACTTCGGCATCGCCCAGGCCGTCGACGACCCCGGCCTGACCCTCAACAACGCCATCATCGGCTCGCCCGCCTACCTGTCGCCGGAGCGGGTGCGCGGCGAGGCGGCGACCCCGGCGTCCGACCTGTGGGCGTTCGGCGCGACCCTGGCCTACGCGGTCGAGGGCTCCGCCCCGTTCCAGCGCACCTCGACCGCGTCCACCCTGCACGCGATCATGAACGAGACGCCGCAGCTGCGCCTGGCGCACGGCTCGGTCGCCGCCGCCATCGCGGGCCTGCTCGCCGCCGACCCCAGGGCCCGGCTCACCGCGACCCAGGCCGCCGCGCTGCTGTCCGGCAACGCGACCAGGCCCGTGGCCGTCGCCGCCGGTCCCACCGCGGGCGCCGGGCAGGTCGCCCGGCAGCCCGCGCCCGCCAAGCGCGCCCCGGTGCTGGTCGCCGCGGGCGTGGTGGCGCTGCTGCTGGCCACCGGCGCGTTCTTCGCCGGGCGGGCCCTGTCCGACTCGACCGAGGCCGCGGGCTCCACCCCGACCGGGAACGGCTCGGACGCGCCGAGAACGGAGCTGGACGTGACGTTCTACAGCTTCGGCAGGCAGGGCGACATCCCGGTGTGGGCCATGGGGCAGCAGGGCTGCGGCACCAACCTGATCACCAAGGGCGCGGCGTTCGACTGGCAGCAGAACGTGGACTGCTCGCAGCCGCACAAGATCGAGCGGTACGCGGCGGAGACCCCGTTCTACGACCGCGCCGAGAAGGGCCTCGCGGTGCCCTACCCCGGCCAGGAGTGGTTCCGGGACTACGCGCTGCACTACTGCGACCTGCACGCGCGGACCGTGCGGGTGAGCGCCGACGAGCGCGACGCGTTCGTGTTCTACGCCCTGGCCCCCACCAAGGAGGAGTGGGAGTACAAGGACGGCGAGGCGGTCGGCGCCAAGGAGGTCGTGTGCGTCCTGGCGGGCAAGGACGGGGCCGACCGGACCGGCAGCGCGCGCGGCTGA